One Vigna unguiculata cultivar IT97K-499-35 chromosome 7, ASM411807v1, whole genome shotgun sequence genomic region harbors:
- the LOC114191236 gene encoding uncharacterized protein LOC114191236, giving the protein MEIINNTKSTLHQTFRIKDLGKLKYFLGFEISRTKKGIHMCQRKYALDILNETGMTNSKPCQTPLMSDTKPLFAINNTSYNVDSYRRFIGKLLYLTNSRPDINYYVHLLSQFVQAPTAYHHQAAQHILRYIKADPGRGLFFPKDTNLQIKGFSDFDWATCPETRHSITGYCVFLGESLISWKSKKQSIVSRSSSESEYRALVTTSCEIQWISYILHDLYIQLDPPPVLYCDNQAARHIA; this is encoded by the coding sequence ATGGAGATTATCAATAACACCAAAAGTACTCTACATCAGACCTTCAGAATCAAGGACTTGGggaaactaaaatattttttgggttttgaaATTTCAAGGACCAAGAAAGGGATCCATATGTGCCAAAGAAAGTATGCCCTGGACATACTAAATGAAACTGGAATGACTAACAGCAAACCCTGCCAAACCCCCCTCATGAGTGACACTAAACCTCTTTTTGCCATCAACAATACCTCCTACAATGTTGATTCCTACAGGCGATTTATAGGGAAACTACTCTATCTCACCAACTCTAGACCTGACATCAACTACTATGTCCATCTTCTTAGTCAATTTGTGCAAGCACCCACTGCTTACCACCACCAAGCTGCCCAACATATCCTGAGATACATCAAGGCCGATCCTGGTCGAGGATTGTTTTTTCCTAAAGACACTAATCTACAAATTAAAGGCTTCAGTGATTTTGATTGGGCCACATGCCCTGAAACGAGACACAGTATCACTGGTTACTGTGTCTTCCTTGGAGAGTCCCTCATCTCATGGAAATCCAAGAAACAGAGCATTGTTTCTCGATCATCTTCTGAATCCGAGTACAGGGCTCTCGTAACTACCTCTTGTGAGATTCAATGGATTAGCTATATTCTTCATGACCTCTACATTCAGCTTGATCCGCCTCCAGTGCTCTACTGTGATAATCAGGCCGCCAGACATATTGCTTAG
- the LOC114191235 gene encoding uncharacterized protein LOC114191235 translates to MASSSSKLTLKLLIDSKREKVLFAEASKPVVDFLFNLLCLPIGTVIRILSKNKMVGSIANLYESVENLDQSYMQPHQHKDLLLKPSASVSSQISGLLPSINGTSSNNATDVLYRCPNHYIYLTSNNTARCPDHYCGLTMNIQFVGQKVANVQNSADKSGFVREVVTYMVMDDLVIQPMSSISSITLLNKFNIKEVGALQVKVVELDMNKGVDLLKASLQSKTVLTDIFLKKK, encoded by the exons ATGGCATCTTCTTCCTCCAAATTGACTCTGAAATTGCTTATTGACTCAAAGCGTGAGAAGGTGCTGTTCGCAGAAGCATCAAAACCGGTTGTAGACTTTCTCTTTAACTTGCTATGTTTGCCCATTGGTACTGTCATAAGGATTCTGAGCAAGAATAAAATGGTTGGAAGCATAGCAAATCTGTATGAGAGTGTTGAAAATCTGGATCAAAGTTACATGCAACCACACCAACATAAGGATCTACTGTTGAAGCCAAGTGCCTCCGTTTCTTCACAAATCTCTGGTCTTCTTCCTTCAATCAATGGCACTTCTTCCAACAACGCCACGGATGTGTTATACAGGTGCCCAAATCACTATATTTACCTCACATCTAATAACACCGCTCGCTGTCCTGACCATTATTGTGGGCTTACTATGAACATTCAATTTGTTGGTCAAAAGGTTGCAAATGTTCAAAATTCTGCCGACAAGAGTGGTTTTGTGAGAGAGGTAGTAACTTACATGGTGATGGATGATTTAGTGATTCAGCCCATGTCAAGCATATCAAGCATTACTTTACTTAACAAATTCAACATCAAAGAGGTGGGTGCATTGCAAGTAAAGGTGGTCGAGTTAGACATGAACAAG GGTGTCGATCTTCTAAAGGCTTCTCTGCAGTCGAAGACGGTTTTGACAGATATTTTTCTAAAGAAGAAATAG